One Mya arenaria isolate MELC-2E11 chromosome 5, ASM2691426v1 genomic window carries:
- the LOC128234817 gene encoding uncharacterized protein LOC128234817, with protein sequence MSGVQQVYSLYIKRGPTQDSLAEISIGNPPRVSTNAPNDILQKIPEVTGMLGTSGNLLSVRYRQDRLDCVDGNSYQCKVFYKPNNGDTLTANTSAILSVSVRPGNLQLLAARVVNEFMTEPVMNNSLVQPGEQLELTCTGSIGASPDAPIQWFRRTAGSQLVFQYFTPIRDADYISEGEASGISTPICHYSRTSMLRYTVEAADSDLGFRCQVTSQQQMTYTAHSPDYTFMFDRSGMNSGDAAKVSFLISGYLLTCICYVLIAFLCEV encoded by the exons ATGTCCGGGGTTCAGCAAGTTTACTCCTTGTACATAAAGCGCGGCCCCACTCAGGACAGTCTAGCTGAAATAAGTATTGGTAATCCGCCTAGAGTAAGCACCAATGCACCTAACGACATCTTGCAGAAAATACCGGAAGTGACGGGCATGCTTGGAACTTCCGGAAACTTGCTTAGTGTGCGCTACCGGCAAGACCGGTTGGACTGCGTCGACGGAAACTCTTACCAATGTAAGGTCTTTTACAAACCGAACAACGGGGACACTTTGACTGCGAACACCTCAGCCATATTGTCTGTTTCCG TGCGTCCGGGGAACCTGCAGTTGCTGGCCGCCCGCGTTGTTAACGAATTCATGACGGAACCGGTAATGAACAACTCCCTCGTGCAGCCCGGGGAGCAGCTTGAGCTCACGTGCACTGGCAGTATCGGAGCTTCCCCAGATGCCCCCATCCAGTGGTTTCGGCGGACGGCGGGGAGCCAGCTCGTGTTCCAG TATTTCACCCCGATTCGAGACGCAGACTACATCTCTGAGGGTGAAGCTTCCGGCATCTCGACGCCCATCTGCCATTATTCGCGGACGTCCATGCTGCGCTACACGGTAGAAGCAGCGGACTCAGATTTGGGCTTCCGGTGCCAGGTGACGTCACAGCAACAGATGACGTACACGGCACACTCACCGGATTACACGTTCATGTTCG ATCGAAGTGGGATGAATTCAGGCGATGCAGCGAAAGTCTCTTTTCTAATTTCCGGATATCTTCTAACTTGTATTTGTTACGTGCTTATTGCCTTTCTGTGTGAAGTTTAA